The sequence below is a genomic window from Terriglobia bacterium.
CATGTGCGCAGTAGCCGGATTCGCATCGAGCGGAACCCGCTGCGATCCCGTCTGAAGCTTTCGCAGCGCACTCGCCAGCCACATCGGATTTCCGCAGAGTTTGGCGCCGCTGGCATCGGCCTGGTATTCGCGGGAGCGAGAGATGGCCATCTGAATCAGCGCCGCGGCGATCGGCGCAAGGATGATCATGGCGAGGCTGGCAATCAGACCGCCGTTTCCTTCGCGATCATCGCGCCGGCCGCCGCCGAAGATCATCGCCCACTGTGCCATGTTGGCCAGCATGCTGATAGCGCCGGCGACCGTTGCGGCGATTGTTCCGATCAGGATGTCGCGATTGTGGACGTGTCCGAGCTCATGCGCCATCACGCCTTCGAGCTCCTCGGGGGTCAAAAGCCTCAGAATGCCTTCCGTTGCGGCGACTGCCGCGTGATTCGGATTCCGGCCGGTGGCAAACGCATTCGGAGAGTCCGAAGGAATGAGGTATACCTTCGGCATCGGCATATTCATCTTCAAGGCCAGATTATGAGTGACG
It includes:
- the htpX gene encoding zinc metalloprotease HtpX, giving the protein MNTTKTVLLMAFLTVLLVLVGGAFGGRQGMIIAFVFAGGMNMFSYWFSDKLVLRMYNAQEATEAEAPVLWRVTHNLALKMNMPMPKVYLIPSDSPNAFATGRNPNHAAVAATEGILRLLTPEELEGVMAHELGHVHNRDILIGTIAATVAGAISMLANMAQWAMIFGGGRRDDREGNGGLIASLAMIILAPIAAALIQMAISRSREYQADASGAKLCGNPMWLASALRKLQTGSQRVPLDANPATAHMFIVNPLHGGGMTNLFSTHPPLEDRIARLESMAYGQPLGR